TATGTATAATTGTTTCCGATTCGATTCACTCAATTCGATACCAAACCACTTCATATAATTGGGTGATGCTTTGCGCAAATCGACGGTATAGTCTTTAATACGCCCTTTAACACAATGGAAAATTTTTGCTTGTAAATGGGGTTTATTCTGAAAATGGATTCCATATATTGTATTGCGTTTAATGTTGCTGTAGAGATATGTCTCTACGAACGGTGTCGTTATACCAATCGATTCAAGTTCAGCATTGGAAAGAATCTTGGAAAACGTGGAGCGATTGTCTTCATTTATTTCGTATTCAATTACAAATACACCATCAAGGGGTGTTGGAATGGCTTTGACCATTTGTGTCATCCTCACTTTTCTCTTAGCAGCAATTCTTTAGAATCATTATACACCGAAACATTCCTTCTCGGACAACATCAAATACATATATTTACGCATTCAAACAGAGTAACACTATCTACGACGTCACTCCTCCATGAAAATTAAGAGAATAAATGAGGGTCTCATTGTAGTAAATCGTCTCAACTCCAGTAAACCAATCAAGATTTCCTTGATGGGTACACAGGTATGTATAATTCCCTTTTTGGTAGTAGACTGGACCTCGAAGCGGACGCTGTGCGGGCAGCATCAAGAGTGCTTCTTTATGAAATGTCGATGAGAAAGGCGCGCCTGTGACTGTTCCTCCATAATTCAAACACCATCTTGGGTTCCCATTTAAATAGACTGTTTCAGTTCCGAAAAATGTATTCCCTCCTACAAAAGTATCTGTATATGACATAGCTCCGTTAGCATATGTATAGGACTTCATCGTCTTGGTTTGGGTGGTTGGCTCAATACCTGCTGCATATGTATGCGACTTTGCCTGATAGATAAATGTTTGCAATTCATCAAATGCACACTGATCATCAACTTCCAAACACGGTTTCTCTTCCTTGATGAGCGAATCAATTGATACATTAAAATAATCACTCAATGCGATGAGATTTCCCAAATCAGGATGGGTTTCTCCTGCCTCCCATTTCGCAATTGCCTGACGACTTACGGCAAGGATTTCGGCAAGACCCTCTTGAGATAATTGGTGCTTGTTTCGTAAAGATTTTATTTTTATGTTAAACATACATTTTCTCCTTTAGATACAGTTTACCGCAGCATGATTGTGTTCACAATCATGCTGTCGTTGCCATTTTGTATACCACCACTATACAACAAACACAGAGTTTCCTCTGTGTTTATAGTGTCACGCGATCGACACGCAAGACACTGTCTACCTTGCGCAAGTTTGCGATTAAATTACGAAGATGGTCTGTGTCACGTACAACCACACGCATCGTAGTATTTACATGAATTTTGTCATCGTCAATTTCCGAATTAACAGCGTTAAGTTTTACTTTTAACTGTGATGCGATGGTTACCAAGTCCGTGAGCAAGAATGAGCGGTCCGTCGACATAATGCTCAGCATCACTTCGTACTCCCCATGTGAGGAGTCCTCATCCCAATAAACATCAATCAAGCGACTGTCATCATTATGAATGTTCGGACAATCCTTGCGGTGAACCTTTACACCACTACCTTTGGTTACATAACCAACAATATCATCCCCAAATACAGGATTACAGCACTGGCTTAAACTGATCATCATCGAGTCAATACCTGGAACGCGAACGCCAGTTTTACTTCCTGACGATCGTGATTGTTGAACATTACGAGCGACAACACGATCCAGTTTCGTTTCACCATCATGATTTGCTTTGATATCAAGTTTCTCGAAGAGTGCAGACATTGATAGGGATTTCGTTGCGATTGCGAACATCAAGTCATCATAACTGTTAACGGAGAAATCTTTGTACACGGATTCCAATTTCTTCGAACCTTTGAGGTCTTTTTCGTCAACATTGCGGCGACGACATTCATCACGGAACAACGCTTCACCTTTTGAGATATAAATTGCCTTGTCTTCTGTTTGCTTTTTAAGAATGAAACTGCGAATTTTATTGCGAGCATGGGCAGTTTTAACAACCTTTAACCAATCTTCACTTGGTGTTGATTGCTTATTGGTTCGTAATTGAACCACATCACCGGTTTTGAGTTTTGTATTCAAGGGAACGAGCGTCCCATTGACGATTGCTCCAACTGTTTGATGACCGACTTCAGTATGAATACGGTACGCAAAATCAATTGGAGTTGCACCATTGGGAAGATCAATAACACGTCCCTTTGGTGTCATAACATAAACATTTGCTTCAAAAATATCTTTTTGAAGTAAACTCATGTAGTCTTCAGCTGTTTGGTTGACGCCTTCAGTGAGCATATTGAAATCACGGAACCATGAAAGGCGGTCCTCGATCTCACGCTGATTCGTTTCCGTATTGGTTGAACCTTCTTTATAGCGCCAGTGTGCCGCAACCCCACGCTCGGCAATTTCATCCATGCGTTTTGTACGAATTTGAACTTCAAAAATATTGCCTTCATCACCCACAATTGTTGTATGTAATGATTGGTACATATTCATCTTCGGCATTGCAATATAATCTTTGAGACGTCCAGGAATTGGACGGTAGGTAGCATGAATGTGACCTAAGATTTCATAACAGTTTAACTCGGTTTCTGTAATGATTCGGATTGCAAGTAAATCTAAGATTTCATCAAAGCGCTTATTTTTTGTGGTCATTTTCTTATAAATACTGTAAAGATGCTTTGAACGACCAAAAATATTGAACTTAATATTATTCTCTAATAAGAGTTCCGCGATGTCAGTAATCATGCTTGTGACTGAGGCATCACGTTCTGCTTTACGGGAATCGACCAAACGGGCAATTTCGTAATAGCGATCGCGATGCAGATAACTGAAACTGAGGTCTTCAAGTTCATTCTTGATTTCTCCAAGTCCCAATCTGTGGGCAATTGGAGCGTAGACATCCAAAGTTTCTGCAGCAATCTTCTGTTGTTTTTCAGGACTTTGATATTGGAGGGTACGCATATTATGGAGACGATCAACCAATTTGATAAAGATAACACGAACATCTTTGGCCATTGCAATGAAAATCTTACGGTGGTTCGCAGCCAAATATTCTTTCTCATCTTTAAATTCAATATTACCGATTTTAGTAACACTTTCAACAAGCGTCGCAATTTCATCGTTAAACTCACGCGCAAGTTCTTCTTTTGTCACCCCAGTATCCTCAACCACATCGTGTAAAAGGCCTGCAGCAATTGTTGTCGGCGACATACCAAGATCTGCTAAAATATACCCAACGTGTAATATATGAACGATATAAGGTTCACCACTTTTGCGATATTGTCCCGAGTGTTTCTCTTCCGCATAATGATAGGCATGCGAAATAAGCTCGAGATTATCCTCACGGGTAATGTATTTTTTTGCTTCATCCATGAGCATATCGAAACTGATGTCTTTAAATTGATTCATAATCTCACCTCCTTATTTTGGAAAAAAACGAAGTTAGCACTCCGTTATTAGTATTGCATGATTGTGAAGACATCAATGCCTTCTAATTTCTTGCGTCCTTCTAGGTCTTCAAGTTCAATCAAGAACCCACAACCTACAACTTCGCCACCCAGTTCACGAACCAATGAAACACTGGCTTCAATTGTTCCACCTGTTGCGAGTAAGTCATCAATGATAAGAACCTTTTGGCCGGGTTTGATACCATCTTTATGAATATGAAGTTCATTTGAACCGTATTCTAAATCATATGCATAGCTAACTGTCTCACGTGGTAATTTACCAGGTTTACGAACGGGAATAAATCCAATTTCCATACTGTAGGCTACAGGGCATCCAAAGATAAACCCGCGTGATTCTGGTCCAACTATGACTTCAGCACCTACTTTTTTTGCAAACTCAACAAAGAGTCGTGTTGCTTCAGCAAATGCTTTACCATCTGCCATGAGTGGCGTGATATCTCGGAACAAGATGCCTTCTTTTGGAAAGTCTTCAATCGTTGCAATATATTTTTTTAAATCCATAATGTCCTCCAAAGTACATTAGTCATTATAGCACAGATTTTTCTTTATTTTTTCGTTTCAAAGAAAATAATCCGACACCACCAAGGGCAATGACCCCCACACCCAAGAGCACCCAAATTATCAGGTTATCATTGGAATTTGAAATCTTATTAAAGGTAATAACATAATTATCCGATTCAACATTAAATGTTACAAAATCATCATCACTTACCATGATATCTTGCGAGACTTTATCCAATGTTCCATCTTGATTAACTTTATAAAAGAATTGCATTTGTGATGGCAACGAATCCAATAAGGATGCATGCAGTGACAGCGTTGTTCCTTCAGGAAATGCTTTCGTGTTCATTCGTAATGTGAAGGCACGTCCATCGATAAGTGTACTGAGTTGCGAGGTAGGTGATAACTTATTGAGACGTAATTTCAAATCAACGTCTTTATCAAACGAATGAATCATTGTAAGACGATACTGATCTTTTTGCTTATCGTTGGTAACGCGAACACTTAAGGGTTTATCTTGTATTGTCTCGAGTATTTCCTTATTTATCTTAAGACTATCTAACATTTTCATGTCATCCTTAAGGAATAATTCTGGGAGCGCAATAATAATTTCCTTATTCTCTGCCAAAGCATTGTTGGTTTTTTCAACTGGCAGTACCAGGGCATAGCGCTTATTGGTTGATTCTGGCGTGTTGCTCACACCGTAAATAAGGGATGAACCGGTTTCACCTTTTACAACAAGTTCAATGATCTCGCCACCTGTCTCACTTTGTTTTGGTGTAACTGTTATATCTAAGACTGCGACGACACCATCAATTGTCGCGAATACACGGGTTGAACCAACCTTAACTGCATGTAACTGCCCATCAATAAAATCAACAATTGACGCATCTTCAATACTATAGAGTGCATCGCGTTTTCCTGTTGCATCGTAAGGAACATAGATTAAGCCTGGTATCTCTATGGTCTCACCTTCAATGACTGAAAGTGTGCTGGGATTAAACTCCAATTGTTCAAGCGGTACGATAACATTCACAACAATCGAGGAAGTTTGATCGCCAATCGTCGCGCTTATTGTCGCTGTACCTATGGAATTACCCGTTATTTGACCATTCTCAATGGATACAACTGAAGGATCACTCGAGTTCCAAATAATATCTTTCTCTGCCAAATTTGCATTTGAAAGGGTATATTCCAACTGATGCGCTGAACCACGATGTAATTGTAATTCGTTGTATTTGAAGCTCACTGACCCTTCCAAAGATGGTACTGTAATTGTAATATTCTTTGTAAATGTCTTGCCTGATATAACAGCTGTGATTGTAATTACTGCTGTTCCAGGTGCAATTGCGGAGACCATCCCGACTGCATCGACAGTCGCAACTGCTGGGTTGCTTGACGCAAACGTTACAGTCGCTTCTAAATTATTTTCAATTGAGTAGACAATTTGCGTACTCGATAGAACCTCTAAGGTTAAATTCGTTTGTGTAACCTTAATTGGATCCGTTGGAAGTTCTGGGTCTTCCGTCCCTTCCTCCGCCATATGTATGGGAGGTGTTGATATTAGGGGTCGATTACCGAAAGGAAAAATGAAGAGTCCGGCACTTATGCCAAGTATAATTAGATTTTTCATAACATCCTCCTAAAAAGAAATCATACCATAAATTACGCAATTTCTTCTATTAACAATGATTTTTTTCGTGGATTGCTCAGGTCAAGACTGCCAGTGACAGATGTAGCCGCTTGTAATGCTGCCCGTTCATATTGCTTGGAAAAGAACACCGCTTCATCAAAGTCAAAGCCTGTAAAAGTAAATTTATAACCATAACCATTAAGATTTACCAATCCAAAATGTTCTGGAAGAGCAAACTTAACCAATGGCAATTGAAATCCTTCGCCATAGGGCTCAAATGACATTAATTGATGTAATGCATCCAACGTATACTCATGTGGTTCGATGAGGACAATTCCATCTTGCGATGATTCAAACGGTTCGAAATCTGCAACCAAGGCATTAATATCCTGTTTAAACGCTTCAAAGTATTCTTTTTTTAGTGTCATTCCATAAGCGAAATCATGCCCACCCATCGCGACAAAATAATCTGGGTTGATGTGCTTAAATATCGATTGCAGAGAATAGGTCATACTACGACCACTCCCTTTAAGCGTATCCTCATACTCTGTGAGTACAAGTGTTGGTTTAAGTGTTTTGCCAGCAACTTGGTTTGCAACGATTCCAAGAAGACCTTCATGAAAATCATTATGAGCGATAATTTGAACGGGATCATCATTAATCATGGTTGCCGCAAGTGCTTCTAATTTCTTACCTTCGCTCTTGCGATAATCGTTCAGTTTGAGAAGTTGTGTCGCATAAGATGCAATTTCACCCTCATCCTGGCTTGTAAAAAAGGATACAGTGGTATTTACATTTGCAACATCGCCCATGCGCCCCACACTGTTGACTTTGGGTACAACTTGAAATGCAAGTGTCTTTGCACTGTAGTTGGTGTATCGATTGCGTTTTACAATTAAATCAAATTGTTTGAATTGGTTTTTGTTGAGTACTTCTGTTCCCCGTCTCACAATCTCGCGATTCTTACCCCATAGTGGCATGACATCGCCAATGGTAGCCAGTGCAGCCAGTGCAAGCATATAATCCGTAGCAATTCCCATTGTTTCTGCAACAGCATAGATGAGACCACTGGCACACATTGAATGCGCATAATCACCACAGACTTCGGGATGAAGAAAGGCTTTCACGGGCAAGGGGCCATCTTGGATATGATGATCAACAACGGCAACATTCATGCCCAAACGATTTGCTAAAGCGATTTGTTCATGTGCCTTGACACCATTGTCAATAATAAGAACATCAGTATAACCTCGCTGCGATGCCATTTCTATGGTTTGGTTTGAAACACCATAACCATCTTTAAGGCGATTGGGTATGTAATATCCGACATCGATTCCAAGCGAACGTGCCATAAGCACCGCAATACTGGTTGAGCTAATCCCATCACAGTCATAGTCCCCACAAACAATAATTTTTTGGGCTTGCTTAAAGAAATCAATGACCGCAAAGATTCCCGGATCTTCCAATAGTTTCGTAGGAGGTGCAATTAACTCGTCTTGTTGAACCTCTGTGAGTTCCATTGTTGCAAAGAGTTTTTGAACAAGTGGTTCAAAGGTTTGAAGGTGTGCTTTCATCTGTTTTACCTGTCTTTCTAAAGAGGTGCAGTATGCCATAACTGGCAAGAATTCCAACCGCAAGGGATAAGAATAAAACAATAAAATTAACAACCAATTCCACACCAAGTGTAATTGGAACAACAATCAGAATCGGTGATGCAATAATCATAAATATTGACGCCATTATAACAAACGTTTTAACGTATTGTTGTTGAAAACTCAACGTATCTTCAAATGATTGCAAGCGCACTGAAGATGCATAATAGTTTGCGATAATAAGTGGAATAGACCATGTCATAAAAATCATTTCACGACTCCACTTTAACTGAAATACGATTGAGAACACGAGATACAATATGGCCGTCATGACACTCACAACAACTATTGGAAGAATTGAATCATACGGAAGCTTTGTCCGTATAAATACCAAACAGATAACCAAGATTGCAAAAAACGTCAAATAGAACTGATAATCAAAGAGTGGGAATGCGCGACCACTCGTATAGTAATACGAACTTTCATGCCCTGTACTCTCCAAAATTGTATCACGAGCAATCTTCAAATCGGTACCCGTTACCGTTTCATCAAAGCGAATCCAAATATAACCTTGATCACTTACCGCATAGTCAAGCTGTTTATCAAACATTCCTATGGAGCTCAACATTGCTTGCGCTTCAAGATACGTATTGGAGTCAGAACGCGGAATCATCAAGACATTTTGTTTGGCAAAATCACTACTTTTGGCGAAATGAACACTTGTATTCATCACCGATAATCCCGACAGTACAACTGCAGTCACAAGCAGAAGTATGATATTGGCGTACATACGATGCGGTTTTACCGGAGTTCCAAAGAAACTGACTTCTTTGAAATCCAAATAACCTTCACCTGGGTCGTTATCAACTAATAAGTCACGCCCCCAGAAAATCATAACCATATCGTGAGCAAATAAAGAACCCCCAAACAAGAAAACAAACCACCCATTAATCGTAAAGTCAAAATTGAAGAATAACATCATTAAACCACCCAACAAGACAAAGTAACTAAGGTTGATAAGCGATTGCTTGATACTATCTTTACGTGAATCATGATCTTTTAAGGATACACCAATTAATTGTGTCAACATGTTCTGCTTCTGGAAAATCGCAATGATAAAAACAAGGATGATTGTGTACCACAATGTCTTCGTAAACGGATTATTTAGGATAACTAAGGTCATAAGTGCAATCATCATACTTGAGGTAATCTGAAAGGCTGTAAGAATGCCAAACAAGCGGTAACGATAACCAAGGTAAGCAAAGACTACCGCAATAAATGCGCACAAATAAAGACTGATAAAACTTTGATTATTCATCAATTTTGTAACTGAACCAAATGTTCCAATATGCTTAACTTTAATATCGATGACATTATCATGCAAACTCTCTCTAAAATCATCGGCACTCTCAACTCCAGAGATATGAATCACATATGTATCCACATCAATCCGCTGTACTTGCCATTCACGATTACTTCGCGACTGCATATCTAAAAAAACATCAAGTTGCTCTGGATACTTGGTTGTGACAATCGTGCGTAAATCACGA
The window above is part of the Erysipelothrix sp. HDW6C genome. Proteins encoded here:
- a CDS encoding adenine phosphoribosyltransferase — its product is MDLKKYIATIEDFPKEGILFRDITPLMADGKAFAEATRLFVEFAKKVGAEVIVGPESRGFIFGCPVAYSMEIGFIPVRKPGKLPRETVSYAYDLEYGSNELHIHKDGIKPGQKVLIIDDLLATGGTIEASVSLVRELGGEVVGCGFLIELEDLEGRKKLEGIDVFTIMQY
- a CDS encoding dTDP-4-dehydrorhamnose 3,5-epimerase family protein, giving the protein MVKAIPTPLDGVFVIEYEINEDNRSTFSKILSNAELESIGITTPFVETYLYSNIKRNTIYGIHFQNKPHLQAKIFHCVKGRIKDYTVDLRKASPNYMKWFGIELSESNRKQLYIPEGFGHLSHALQDDTSICMSISVPFEREFSRSISYRDASIALDIPDVDYILSDQDVHAPSLLCCDMDI
- a CDS encoding Ig-like domain-containing protein; its protein translation is MKNLIILGISAGLFIFPFGNRPLISTPPIHMAEEGTEDPELPTDPIKVTQTNLTLEVLSSTQIVYSIENNLEATVTFASSNPAVATVDAVGMVSAIAPGTAVITITAVISGKTFTKNITITVPSLEGSVSFKYNELQLHRGSAHQLEYTLSNANLAEKDIIWNSSDPSVVSIENGQITGNSIGTATISATIGDQTSSIVVNVIVPLEQLEFNPSTLSVIEGETIEIPGLIYVPYDATGKRDALYSIEDASIVDFIDGQLHAVKVGSTRVFATIDGVVAVLDITVTPKQSETGGEIIELVVKGETGSSLIYGVSNTPESTNKRYALVLPVEKTNNALAENKEIIIALPELFLKDDMKMLDSLKINKEILETIQDKPLSVRVTNDKQKDQYRLTMIHSFDKDVDLKLRLNKLSPTSQLSTLIDGRAFTLRMNTKAFPEGTTLSLHASLLDSLPSQMQFFYKVNQDGTLDKVSQDIMVSDDDFVTFNVESDNYVITFNKISNSNDNLIIWVLLGVGVIALGGVGLFSLKRKNKEKSVL
- a CDS encoding DUF5680 domain-containing protein gives rise to the protein MFNIKIKSLRNKHQLSQEGLAEILAVSRQAIAKWEAGETHPDLGNLIALSDYFNVSIDSLIKEEKPCLEVDDQCAFDELQTFIYQAKSHTYAAGIEPTTQTKTMKSYTYANGAMSYTDTFVGGNTFFGTETVYLNGNPRWCLNYGGTVTGAPFSSTFHKEALLMLPAQRPLRGPVYYQKGNYTYLCTHQGNLDWFTGVETIYYNETLIYSLNFHGGVTS
- a CDS encoding DHH family phosphoesterase, which encodes MKAHLQTFEPLVQKLFATMELTEVQQDELIAPPTKLLEDPGIFAVIDFFKQAQKIIVCGDYDCDGISSTSIAVLMARSLGIDVGYYIPNRLKDGYGVSNQTIEMASQRGYTDVLIIDNGVKAHEQIALANRLGMNVAVVDHHIQDGPLPVKAFLHPEVCGDYAHSMCASGLIYAVAETMGIATDYMLALAALATIGDVMPLWGKNREIVRRGTEVLNKNQFKQFDLIVKRNRYTNYSAKTLAFQVVPKVNSVGRMGDVANVNTTVSFFTSQDEGEIASYATQLLKLNDYRKSEGKKLEALAATMINDDPVQIIAHNDFHEGLLGIVANQVAGKTLKPTLVLTEYEDTLKGSGRSMTYSLQSIFKHINPDYFVAMGGHDFAYGMTLKKEYFEAFKQDINALVADFEPFESSQDGIVLIEPHEYTLDALHQLMSFEPYGEGFQLPLVKFALPEHFGLVNLNGYGYKFTFTGFDFDEAVFFSKQYERAALQAATSVTGSLDLSNPRKKSLLIEEIA
- a CDS encoding bifunctional (p)ppGpp synthetase/guanosine-3',5'-bis(diphosphate) 3'-pyrophosphohydrolase; the encoded protein is MNQFKDISFDMLMDEAKKYITREDNLELISHAYHYAEEKHSGQYRKSGEPYIVHILHVGYILADLGMSPTTIAAGLLHDVVEDTGVTKEELAREFNDEIATLVESVTKIGNIEFKDEKEYLAANHRKIFIAMAKDVRVIFIKLVDRLHNMRTLQYQSPEKQQKIAAETLDVYAPIAHRLGLGEIKNELEDLSFSYLHRDRYYEIARLVDSRKAERDASVTSMITDIAELLLENNIKFNIFGRSKHLYSIYKKMTTKNKRFDEILDLLAIRIITETELNCYEILGHIHATYRPIPGRLKDYIAMPKMNMYQSLHTTIVGDEGNIFEVQIRTKRMDEIAERGVAAHWRYKEGSTNTETNQREIEDRLSWFRDFNMLTEGVNQTAEDYMSLLQKDIFEANVYVMTPKGRVIDLPNGATPIDFAYRIHTEVGHQTVGAIVNGTLVPLNTKLKTGDVVQLRTNKQSTPSEDWLKVVKTAHARNKIRSFILKKQTEDKAIYISKGEALFRDECRRRNVDEKDLKGSKKLESVYKDFSVNSYDDLMFAIATKSLSMSALFEKLDIKANHDGETKLDRVVARNVQQSRSSGSKTGVRVPGIDSMMISLSQCCNPVFGDDIVGYVTKGSGVKVHRKDCPNIHNDDSRLIDVYWDEDSSHGEYEVMLSIMSTDRSFLLTDLVTIASQLKVKLNAVNSEIDDDKIHVNTTMRVVVRDTDHLRNLIANLRKVDSVLRVDRVTL